The Streptomyces sp. P9-A4 genome contains a region encoding:
- a CDS encoding MBL fold metallo-hydrolase, with the protein MTGTGSDRSPRARLRALRPESFGADPTGERLARIHRSPNFADGIFRNPEAARRGPSGSGVEFAKIYFDKEGRSRRAPTGTIPVHPTTLADLARPPATGLRLTWMGHSGILAEIDGHRVLFDPVWGERCSPFPFAGPKRLHPVPAPLAELGPVDVVVISHDHYDHLDLPTIKELATTDTVFAVPLGVGAHLERWGVPASRLRELDWNESTEVGGLRLTATPARHFCGRGLRNRQMTLWASWAVAGPSHRIFHSGDTGYFSGFKDIGAAHGPFDATMIQIGAYSEFWTDIHMTPAEGMRAHLDLQGGGPAGVLLPIHWGTFSLALHAWAEPGEWTRDAAEEAGQAVAFPRPGEPFEPGGKLPGEAWWRAVSHPIARPWRRPRPAEVEPEKRSDDLDLAGER; encoded by the coding sequence GTGACCGGTACCGGCTCCGACCGTTCGCCACGGGCGCGGCTGCGCGCGCTGCGCCCCGAGTCCTTCGGCGCGGACCCCACGGGTGAGCGCCTCGCCCGTATCCATCGCTCGCCGAACTTCGCGGACGGGATCTTCCGGAACCCCGAAGCGGCCCGACGCGGGCCCTCCGGCTCCGGCGTCGAATTCGCCAAGATCTATTTCGACAAGGAAGGACGCTCGCGCCGCGCCCCCACCGGCACGATCCCCGTCCATCCCACCACCCTCGCCGACCTGGCCAGGCCCCCGGCCACCGGCCTGCGGCTGACCTGGATGGGGCACTCCGGCATCCTCGCGGAGATCGACGGCCACCGGGTCCTCTTCGACCCGGTCTGGGGCGAGCGCTGCTCCCCCTTCCCCTTCGCGGGGCCGAAGCGGCTCCACCCGGTGCCCGCGCCGCTCGCCGAGCTCGGCCCGGTCGACGTCGTGGTGATCTCGCACGACCACTACGACCACCTCGACCTGCCGACGATCAAGGAGCTGGCCACCACCGACACCGTCTTCGCGGTGCCGCTGGGCGTCGGCGCGCACCTGGAGCGCTGGGGCGTGCCCGCCTCCCGGCTCCGGGAGCTGGACTGGAACGAGTCCACCGAGGTCGGCGGCCTGCGGCTCACGGCCACCCCGGCCCGGCACTTCTGCGGGCGCGGGCTGCGCAACCGGCAGATGACCCTCTGGGCCTCCTGGGCGGTGGCGGGCCCGAGCCACCGGATCTTCCACAGCGGGGACACCGGCTACTTCTCGGGCTTCAAGGACATCGGCGCGGCCCACGGCCCCTTCGACGCCACCATGATCCAGATCGGCGCGTACTCGGAGTTCTGGACCGACATCCACATGACCCCGGCGGAGGGCATGCGGGCTCATCTGGACCTCCAGGGCGGCGGCCCCGCCGGTGTGCTGCTGCCGATCCACTGGGGCACGTTCAGTCTGGCTCTGCATGCGTGGGCGGAGCCGGGTGAGTGGACGAGGGACGCGGCTGAGGAGGCCGGCCAGGCGGTGGCGTTCCCCCGGCCGGGTGAGCCCTTCGAGCCCGGGGGGAAGCTGCCGGGGGAGGCGTGGTGGCGGGCGGTGTCCCATCCGATCGCGCGTCCGTGGCGCCGTCCCCGCCCTGCCGAGGTCGAGCCCGAGAAGCGTAGCGACGATCTCGACCTCGCGGGCGAGCGGTGA
- a CDS encoding DUF6531 domain-containing protein produces the protein MTVTVPDWADTLLDLVGVNWPNVDEDAYRDLADALREFADDLADDGQLANNHVQRLLSSGHGEAMDALNAHWGKVKDKHLKDMVSAARTIADALDLAAGAIEGMKWKAVAELGILAGQTGLAMALIPVTGGLSALLGAGAIAFTKKQLLKLITNAMQEAVGHIVSVMTEPVVASLENMAADLVVQVSMDALGVQNGVDLDQTKQAGKDGFDEGVQGAKEGLNLASAGGGGGGGKGKGFHIEHDEHDQAGTKLNGVSVGIHGKTAGKLTKAKGHQGRNKGRDDIADALDPVIEKAMGALVKSAKTMGDHIGETLPKAVKQISKDHKNNDDDIRDRLARQRKGDHDNTGGGDSRTPHRRKPGDSARTRPNGLREVRDDARRHSIPLDRKTCRSDPVDIATGEMTLPQVDLSLPGVLPLVVDRTHLSTYRYGHWFGRSWSSLFDERLEADPVGPGVVWARSDGSCLVYPRLPQPGEDRVWPVEGPRIALVHGGVYENETTYTLSEPAGLTRSFTGSPYRTSPAYWLAELSDRHGNTIVFTRRPDGAPSMVSHSGGYRVQVDVTDDRITTLRVRTPQGPVTVMPYGYDADGNLDAVTNSSGTAMRFAYDPTGRITSWTDRNRSTYLYVYDDAGRVVRTVGPDGFLSSSFSYDSEGGVTRYTDSTGATSVFHLNHRLQVVAETDPLGNTISQIWDRYDRLQSRTDSQGRTVTYTWDEDGNPTSVREPDGSLATTRYDERGLPTVVTAADGSVWHRTYDDRGNNVSLTTPDGATTHYAYDPNGALAAVTDPLGVRQSYRSDEAGMVLAHTDAQGRTTTLVRDAFGRPVSVTDADGAATTCTWTVEGHFASHTRPDGATQRWTYDGEGNCLTETDANGGITRYEYTHFDQPASRTTPDGARYDFRYDTELRLTEVRNAAGLTWSYAYDAVGRLVSETDFDGRTLRYGYDPSGRARSRTNPLGQTVTTHLDDAGRVTARDVEGAVTTYTYDRSGRLTEAHSTDSVLALEWDAMGRTVAETIDRRTSRYSYDALSRRTLRVTPGGSTTRLTHDEAGNRTRVSLDGHGIAFSHDATGREVTRSFGSPERPVVLGTTYDAVGRIREHRLTTLDRTLSRRLYAYRADDRLETVTDGLTGNRRHYELDPAGRPLRIESHGWTETYAYDSEGNQTSAQWPDKAPHPESRGRRTYSGNRLRSAGALHYTYDAAGRIVERRKKRISRKPDIWRYEWDAADRLTACTTPDGTRWTYRYDPLGRRIAKRRHADDGTVVAETLFSWDGSRLAEQTDSSTGTTVTWEYDGHRPIAQAERRTTQNPGGDQDSVDARFFAIVTDLVGTPTELVDHTGATAWYSRATQWGATAWNRDASAHTPLRSPGQYADPETGLHYNFFRHYDPEAGRYVSPDPLGLDPAPNPAGYVANPATEADPLGLAPCMQGLEDMAHKISQVLPNKRQREGQTVAVIATRHKGKDVLIVAGTSKSKLTPAQRKLAEEMGLYPLPNDQYLPPTPPKVPGGHAEQNILHYLSRLHGKGSDDWLPTHGAAMRSVCPDFCAPIIRIEGMLAGPTYGDDKPTHRRQFYWPSRYAPDTD, from the coding sequence ATGACTGTCACAGTGCCGGACTGGGCGGACACTCTGCTGGACCTCGTGGGGGTGAACTGGCCCAACGTCGACGAGGACGCGTACCGCGACCTGGCAGATGCGCTGCGGGAGTTCGCGGACGATCTCGCCGACGACGGTCAGCTCGCCAACAACCACGTCCAGCGCCTGCTGTCGTCGGGTCACGGCGAGGCGATGGACGCGCTCAACGCCCACTGGGGCAAGGTCAAGGACAAGCACCTCAAGGACATGGTGTCGGCCGCCCGGACGATCGCGGACGCGCTCGACCTCGCGGCGGGCGCGATCGAGGGCATGAAGTGGAAGGCCGTCGCGGAGCTCGGGATCCTGGCCGGCCAGACCGGTCTGGCCATGGCGCTGATCCCGGTGACCGGTGGTCTGTCCGCACTGCTCGGCGCGGGTGCGATCGCGTTCACGAAGAAGCAACTTCTGAAGCTGATCACAAATGCAATGCAGGAGGCGGTCGGTCACATCGTCTCGGTGATGACCGAGCCGGTCGTGGCCTCGCTGGAGAACATGGCCGCCGACCTGGTCGTCCAGGTGAGCATGGACGCACTGGGCGTCCAGAACGGCGTGGACCTCGACCAGACCAAGCAGGCCGGCAAGGACGGCTTCGACGAGGGTGTGCAGGGCGCCAAGGAGGGCCTGAACCTCGCCTCCGCGGGTGGGGGCGGCGGCGGGGGCAAGGGCAAGGGCTTCCACATCGAGCACGACGAGCACGACCAGGCCGGCACGAAGCTGAACGGTGTGAGCGTCGGGATCCACGGCAAGACCGCAGGAAAGCTGACCAAGGCCAAGGGGCACCAGGGACGCAACAAGGGCCGGGACGACATCGCCGACGCCCTCGACCCGGTCATCGAGAAGGCCATGGGCGCCCTCGTGAAGTCCGCCAAGACCATGGGCGACCACATCGGCGAGACGCTCCCCAAGGCCGTCAAGCAGATCTCCAAGGACCACAAGAACAACGACGACGACATCCGCGACCGCCTCGCCCGCCAGCGCAAGGGCGACCACGACAACACCGGCGGGGGCGACTCCCGGACGCCGCACCGAAGGAAGCCCGGCGACAGCGCTCGAACGAGGCCCAACGGACTGCGCGAAGTCCGTGACGACGCGCGTCGTCACTCCATCCCGCTGGACCGCAAGACGTGCAGGTCCGACCCAGTGGACATCGCGACGGGGGAGATGACCCTGCCACAGGTCGACCTCTCCCTGCCCGGCGTGCTCCCCCTCGTCGTGGACCGAACACACCTGTCGACGTACCGCTACGGTCACTGGTTCGGCCGCAGCTGGTCCTCGCTCTTCGACGAGCGCCTGGAAGCCGACCCCGTGGGACCGGGTGTCGTCTGGGCCCGCAGCGACGGATCGTGCCTCGTCTACCCCCGGCTCCCGCAGCCCGGCGAAGACCGGGTCTGGCCCGTTGAGGGACCGCGGATCGCCCTCGTCCACGGCGGCGTGTACGAGAACGAGACCACCTACACCCTGTCCGAACCCGCAGGGCTCACCCGCTCGTTCACCGGGAGTCCCTACCGCACATCCCCGGCCTACTGGCTCGCCGAACTGAGCGACCGCCACGGCAACACCATCGTCTTCACCCGCCGCCCGGACGGCGCGCCATCCATGGTGTCCCACAGCGGCGGCTACAGGGTCCAGGTGGACGTGACCGACGACCGGATCACCACCCTGCGTGTTCGCACCCCGCAAGGCCCCGTCACCGTCATGCCGTACGGATACGACGCGGACGGCAACCTCGATGCCGTCACCAACTCCTCAGGCACGGCAATGCGCTTCGCCTACGACCCCACCGGCCGCATCACCTCATGGACCGACCGCAACCGGTCCACCTACCTGTACGTCTACGACGACGCCGGCCGCGTGGTCCGGACCGTGGGACCCGACGGCTTCCTGTCCTCGTCCTTCTCCTACGACAGCGAGGGGGGCGTCACCCGCTACACCGACTCCACCGGCGCCACAAGCGTCTTCCATCTCAACCACCGCCTCCAGGTCGTCGCCGAGACCGACCCCCTGGGCAACACCATCAGCCAGATCTGGGACCGCTACGACCGGCTCCAGAGCCGCACCGACAGCCAGGGCCGCACCGTCACCTACACCTGGGACGAGGACGGCAACCCCACTTCCGTACGCGAGCCGGACGGCTCCCTCGCCACCACACGGTACGACGAACGGGGCCTGCCCACCGTCGTGACCGCCGCCGACGGAAGCGTGTGGCACCGCACCTACGACGATCGCGGCAACAACGTCTCCCTGACCACGCCGGACGGGGCCACCACCCACTACGCGTACGACCCGAACGGAGCCCTCGCCGCGGTCACCGACCCGCTGGGCGTCCGGCAGAGCTACCGCTCGGACGAGGCCGGTATGGTCCTGGCCCACACCGATGCCCAGGGCAGGACGACCACCCTGGTTCGCGACGCGTTCGGCCGGCCCGTCTCCGTCACGGATGCCGACGGTGCCGCCACCACGTGCACGTGGACCGTCGAAGGCCACTTCGCCTCACACACCCGCCCCGACGGCGCCACCCAACGGTGGACCTACGACGGGGAGGGCAACTGCCTCACCGAGACCGACGCCAACGGCGGTATCACCCGATACGAGTACACCCACTTCGACCAGCCGGCCTCCCGCACCACTCCGGACGGCGCCCGCTACGACTTCCGTTACGACACCGAACTACGCCTCACCGAGGTGCGCAACGCCGCCGGACTGACCTGGAGCTACGCGTACGACGCCGTGGGGCGTCTGGTCTCCGAGACCGACTTCGACGGCCGCACCCTGCGCTACGGCTACGACCCCTCGGGCCGCGCGCGCAGCCGCACCAACCCGCTGGGTCAGACCGTCACCACCCACCTGGACGACGCCGGCCGCGTCACCGCCCGCGATGTCGAGGGCGCCGTCACCACCTACACCTACGACCGGTCCGGCCGCCTCACCGAGGCACACTCCACCGACTCCGTCCTCGCGCTGGAGTGGGACGCCATGGGCCGCACGGTCGCCGAGACCATCGACCGGCGCACCAGCCGGTACAGCTACGACGCACTCTCGCGCCGGACCCTGCGGGTTACTCCTGGCGGGTCCACCACCCGTCTCACCCACGACGAGGCGGGCAACCGCACCCGCGTATCCCTCGACGGCCACGGCATCGCCTTCTCCCACGACGCCACCGGCCGAGAGGTGACCCGGTCCTTCGGCAGCCCCGAGCGACCCGTGGTCCTCGGCACCACCTACGACGCGGTGGGCCGGATCAGGGAACACCGCCTCACCACCCTGGACCGGACCCTCAGCCGCCGCCTCTACGCCTACCGCGCCGACGACCGTCTGGAGACCGTCACCGACGGGCTGACGGGCAATCGCAGGCATTACGAACTCGACCCGGCGGGACGACCCCTGCGCATCGAGTCCCACGGCTGGACCGAGACCTACGCCTACGACAGCGAGGGCAACCAGACCTCCGCCCAGTGGCCGGACAAGGCCCCGCACCCCGAGTCCCGCGGCCGGCGTACGTACAGCGGCAACCGACTGCGATCCGCCGGCGCCCTGCACTACACCTACGACGCGGCAGGCCGCATCGTCGAACGGCGCAAGAAGCGAATATCCCGCAAGCCGGACATCTGGCGCTACGAGTGGGACGCGGCCGACCGACTGACCGCCTGCACCACACCCGACGGCACCCGATGGACCTACCGCTACGACCCGCTCGGCCGCCGCATCGCCAAGCGCCGGCACGCCGACGACGGCACCGTCGTCGCCGAGACCCTCTTCAGCTGGGACGGCAGCCGCCTGGCGGAACAGACCGACTCCTCCACCGGCACCACCGTGACCTGGGAGTACGACGGCCACCGCCCGATCGCTCAGGCCGAGCGCCGCACGACGCAGAACCCCGGCGGCGACCAGGACTCCGTCGACGCCCGCTTCTTCGCGATCGTCACCGACCTCGTCGGCACACCCACAGAACTCGTCGACCACACGGGCGCCACCGCCTGGTACAGCCGCGCCACCCAGTGGGGCGCCACCGCCTGGAACCGGGACGCCAGCGCACACACCCCGCTGCGCTCCCCCGGCCAGTACGCCGACCCCGAGACCGGCCTGCACTACAACTTCTTCCGCCACTACGACCCCGAGGCCGGCCGCTACGTCAGCCCTGATCCGCTCGGCCTGGACCCCGCCCCCAACCCCGCCGGCTACGTCGCCAACCCCGCCACCGAGGCCGACCCCCTCGGCCTGGCGCCCTGCATGCAGGGACTGGAGGACATGGCACACAAGATCTCCCAAGTCCTGCCCAACAAGCGGCAACGGGAGGGGCAGACCGTCGCGGTCATCGCCACCCGCCACAAGGGCAAGGACGTCCTCATCGTCGCCGGAACCAGCAAGAGCAAGCTGACGCCCGCCCAGCGGAAGCTGGCCGAGGAGATGGGCCTCTACCCGCTCCCCAACGACCAGTACCTCCCCCCGACGCCGCCCAAGGTCCCAGGCGGGCATGCGGAGCAGAACATCCTCCACTACCTCAGTCGTCTGCACGGCAAAGGCTCGGACGACTGGCTGCCCACCCACGGCGCGGCCATGCGCAGCGTCTGCCCCGATTTCTGCGCACCCATCATCCGCATCGAGGGCATGCTCGCGGGGCCGACGTATGGTGACGACAAACCCACCCACCGGCGGCAGTTCTACTGGCCCAGCCGCTACGCCCCGGACACGGACTAG